The following nucleotide sequence is from Anaerolineae bacterium.
AGGGGAGTCGAGGTACGAGAACGAATATACCCAACAGATCGTGCGCCGGCGGGTCCTGCCCGACGGCGTCTATACCTGGTATGTCGAGGCGGTAGATGATCGGGGGCATTCGCAGGTGGCCTCCGGCCGGCTGGAAATCGTGGATGCCGATACCACCCTGCCCGAACTGCGCAATTTCTCCGTCTCCCCGCGCGAGTTCACACCTAATCAGGACGGCATTGACGACCGCGTGGCCATCACCTATTACCTGACCAAAGAGGCCAATGTGGTGGTGTATCTGCTGGGGCCGGAGGGAAGCCCTGAGCCTCAGAAGTACCCGGTGGCCGAGAAGGAGCGGGACGTCAAACCCGGCGCGGTGGGGATCCATCTCTACGATTATGAAGGAGGGGTGGATCGGCAAGCCCAGCCGCCGCCCGACGGCACGTATAAGGTGATTGCCGAGGCCGAGGATAAGGTGGGCAATATGGTGGTGGTGGAGAGCACCCTCACCATCAAGGAGGGCGGGGTGCCGCGCGCGGACATCGTCGACGCCGAGGTGACGTTCTCCCCAACCATCGTGCCGCTGGGTGGGACGCTGTATTTCACCGCCACGGTGGAAAATTTCGGCAAAGTGCCCATCCGCACTTCTGGGCCGCCGCCCGGGACGCAGTACCGCAGTGACCAGAACTTCAACACGTTGGAATGGTACGAGGAGCCGGGCGTCTGGCGGTTCGGCATTGACTTTGAGACGAACTCGACCGGCCGGCCGTACCCCTACCGCTGGGCCGTGGGTGACGAGAGTGTGCTCACGGTGCGCGTGATAGACGGTAAGGAGTATCGCTATCTGATGCCGGGCGCACGCGCACTCATCACCGGTAGTATCCAGATTGTGGACAAGCCGCCGCGCAATCCTATCTATTTCTGGGGCGGCCTGATCCATGAAGAGGTCCGCATCGAGTCTTTCAACGACCATGTGGACCCCCAGCAGATCTCCATCGGCTTTTAGCATGGATGCGGGTTCCCTGGCCGGCCTGGACCTGGCGGTAGTGATCGTCAGCTTCAACGTGCGGGAGCTTCTGCGCGAGTGCCTGCGCTCCGTGCGGGATGAATTGGGCCGGCAGATGGGCCTGCGCGCTGCTGTCTGGGTGGTGGATAACGCCTCCCACGACGGCAGTGCAGATATGGTCCGGGCGGAGTTCCCGGACGTGCATCTGATCGCCAATGACGTCAATCGGGGGTTCGCGGCGGCCAACAATCAGGCCCTGCGCGCCCTGGGGTTTGGCGGGGAAGGCGCATCCTTCGCTGGCCTGCCGCGCTTTGTGCTCCTGCTCAACCCGGACACAACGCTGGAGGCCGGCGCGCTGATAGCCTGGCTGGCCGCGGCCGAAGCCCTGCCCCGCGCCGGCGTGCTCGGGCCCGCCCTGCGCTATCCGGACGGCCAGTTCCAGCATTCCGCCTTCGCTTTCCCCACCCTCTGGCAGGTGTTCTTTGACTTTTTCCCTTTGCACTACCGCTTGCTGGAATCCAGGCTGAACGGGCGATATCCGCGGCGCTGGTATCAGTCCGGCCGGCCCTTCCCCATCGGCCATCCGCTGGGCGCGGCCATGCTGGCCCGCGGCGAGGCTGTGCAAAGGACAGGCTTGCTGGATGAGGGGTATTTCATCTATGCCGAAGAGGTGGACTGGTGCCTGCGCATGCAGGCGTGCGGGTGGGAGCGG
It contains:
- a CDS encoding glycosyltransferase family 2 protein is translated as MDAGSLAGLDLAVVIVSFNVRELLRECLRSVRDELGRQMGLRAAVWVVDNASHDGSADMVRAEFPDVHLIANDVNRGFAAANNQALRALGFGGEGASFAGLPRFVLLLNPDTTLEAGALIAWLAAAEALPRAGVLGPALRYPDGQFQHSAFAFPTLWQVFFDFFPLHYRLLESRLNGRYPRRWYQSGRPFPIGHPLGAAMLARGEAVQRTGLLDEGYFIYAEEVDWCLRMQACGWERWCVPAARVIHHEAQSTRQFRDEMFVQLWRSRFRLFAKHYSPLFNAAVRPLVRLGLRRLSAEARRACQVGQLDEAGCARRLSALEEVRRMSYLSPERFR